The Lytechinus pictus isolate F3 Inbred chromosome 10, Lp3.0, whole genome shotgun sequence genome includes a window with the following:
- the LOC129269498 gene encoding outer membrane lipoprotein Blc-like — MASRYGVMFLLAFLLGVSFNSVEGRPIFPNIKTVTNLNIDNYVGRWYEMYSDLVVKATFERNSYCTTATYGKINDTAVTVFNSGRLGSPTGQPSEIRGMAYVADAAEPGQLKLKFPNIPLGDYWVIALGPVEDNKYQYAVVTEPLMLQLFILARDPDEFRQKYEDEVLDIVKDAGFTKFYNEPRKTVQVPDCIYPPSSKFVYEN, encoded by the exons ATGGCGTCTAGATATGGTGTTATGTTCCTGCTCGCTTTCTTGCTTGGAGTATCTTTCAACTCTGTAGAGGGTCGACCAATCTTTCCCAATATAAAGACAGTGACTAATCTCAACATTGACAATTATGTCGGAAGGTGGTACGAg atGTACTCTGACCTTGTAGTGAAGGCCACATTTGAAAGGAATTCATATTGCACAACAGCCACAT atgGGAAAATTAACGATACTGCTGTGACAGTTTTCAATTCTGGTCGCCTTGGTTCTCCAACTGGCCAGCCATCTGAGATACGTGGCATGGCATATGTTGCTGACGCAGCTGAACCCGGTCAACTCAAGTTGAAGTTCCCTAATATACCTCTTGGAGATT ATTGGGTAATCGCACTGGGCCCAGTGGAGGACAACAAATACCAGTACGCGGTGGTGACCGAGCCTTTGATGCTACAGTTATTCATTCTCGCCCGAGACCCTGACGAGTTCCGCCAGAAATACGAGGATGAAGTCCTCGACATTGTGAAGGATGCAGGGTTTACAAAATTCTACAACGAACCCAGAAAGACCGTGCAAGTACCCGACTGCATTTACCCGCCATCGAGCAAATTCGTTTatgaaaattaa
- the LOC129270109 gene encoding apolipoprotein D-like → MAALRLIVCVVLLSLVISQSTSYPVGSLFGCFGSPQTVNELDVPAYLGRWYQVYTDLVVNVTFERNAQCVTADYGLNPDGSISVFNANTVGTPDGRFNTISGKATVPDASEPGQLVVEFPGVPAPGEYWVLKLGPIVDGKYQYAVVSDSRKVTLFVLARDAAAFMGSDDRTEVLEFLRDTGFSCFWNKPQETYQSDQCEYVQP, encoded by the exons ATGGCGGCTCTGCGTCTTATCGTCTGTGTAGTCCTTTTAAGCTTGGTCATCAGTCAGTCTACTAGCTATCCTGTTGGATCGTTGTTTGGGTGCTTCGGGTCCCCCCAAACCGTCAATGAACTCGACGTCCCTGCTTACTTAGGACGATGGTACCag GTTTACACCGATCTTGTAGTGAATGTTACTTTTGAACGGAACGCACAATGTGTGACAGCCGATT ATGGCTTGAATCCCGATGGGAGTATATCCGTGTTTAATGCGAACACTGTAGGCACACCAGATGGAAGGTTTAATACCATTTCGGGAAAAGCTACTGTTCCCGATGCATCCGAACCGGGACAACTCGTCGTAGAATTCCCGGGAGTCCCGGCACCAGGAGAAT ACTGGGTATTGAAGCTTGGCCCTATAGTCGATGGCAAGTACCAGTACGCGGTGGTGAGTGATTCGAGGAAGGTTACACTGTTCGTCCTGGCGAGGGATGCAGCAGCGTTCATGGGATCAGATGATAGGACAGAAGTTCTTGAATTCCTCCGAGATACCGGGTTCAGCTGCTTCTGGAACAAACCCCAAGAGACCTATCAGTCGGACCAGTGCGAATATGTTCAACCTTAA